One part of the Methanomassiliicoccales archaeon genome encodes these proteins:
- a CDS encoding cation:proton antiporter — protein MAEIGMDFIVDITVIMIVVGIAALVLPRLKYPPAIGYLLGGLILGAGIVPFLTVRDPDSVSFFADLGIILLMFSLGLEFNLKRLRKIGLFAAVAGTIEITIMMAIGYSLGSLLGWGTIESFLLGSVMAISSTALITKMLMDRGTLGSDCGSAVIGMLIIEDFFVIIVLALISPMTSDASLDIFPVIEIALRVVLFIAVGLALGLMVVPKAIDRICMEFREETVLLVSLGLCFSMVLLSIAVELSVAIGAFIMGIIISQAKSAEMVASKVRPINILFVAIFFVSMGMIIDPTTLGESIPTAVLIAVVFIAGSIFAVTFAAYVANRSAENSLLAGLSMVTMGEFSIIIAKVGLDTGIIEGSFYSSVLAATLMTMLVYPLIQWRSPKIIQSIKSRLPLSIKSVIINIEDMRAITRKRISSSSAKSAEVKHEIGMIFIDVIVLVVIVIGANLIYSLRNLPPLSGIDQGLLAIVLLMVTLILLAAPIVSMVSYLRRITDIFTTWTVESEECSEGDPRIIHKVFASIISAIAGMIILFLILPFITMAEGVPWFLLLALVILSAITVYILWSTFHSLHTRVCDAIREGIKEEEEHE, from the coding sequence CCCGTCTGAAATACCCTCCGGCCATCGGATATCTACTGGGAGGACTCATACTAGGGGCTGGGATTGTACCCTTCCTTACGGTGAGGGATCCAGATTCTGTGTCGTTCTTTGCCGACCTGGGCATCATACTCCTCATGTTTTCTCTGGGACTGGAGTTCAACCTTAAGCGGCTCAGAAAGATCGGGCTGTTCGCGGCCGTGGCAGGCACGATCGAGATAACCATAATGATGGCTATCGGTTACTCCCTCGGTTCACTGCTCGGATGGGGGACGATCGAATCGTTCCTTCTGGGATCGGTCATGGCCATCAGCTCGACCGCGCTCATCACAAAAATGCTTATGGACCGGGGGACTCTGGGAAGTGACTGCGGCAGCGCGGTGATTGGGATGCTCATCATCGAGGACTTCTTCGTGATCATCGTTCTCGCGCTGATCTCGCCAATGACTAGCGATGCGTCGTTGGATATCTTTCCGGTGATCGAGATCGCCCTCAGAGTGGTACTGTTCATCGCTGTTGGACTGGCCTTGGGACTGATGGTAGTCCCAAAGGCTATCGACCGCATTTGCATGGAATTCAGGGAGGAGACGGTGCTCCTTGTCTCTTTGGGACTCTGCTTCAGCATGGTGCTGTTATCGATCGCGGTCGAACTGTCGGTGGCCATAGGGGCATTCATCATGGGCATCATAATCTCCCAGGCAAAATCAGCTGAGATGGTGGCATCCAAGGTGCGACCCATCAACATACTCTTCGTGGCAATATTCTTCGTCTCCATGGGAATGATCATAGATCCGACCACTCTGGGAGAGAGCATTCCCACGGCGGTTCTCATCGCGGTCGTCTTCATCGCGGGAAGCATCTTCGCTGTAACCTTTGCCGCTTACGTGGCTAACAGAAGTGCCGAGAACTCTCTATTGGCTGGCTTGAGCATGGTCACCATGGGAGAGTTTTCCATAATAATCGCCAAGGTCGGCCTGGATACAGGCATCATTGAGGGGAGCTTCTATTCCTCTGTTCTCGCAGCGACGCTCATGACCATGCTGGTATATCCCCTTATACAATGGCGTTCCCCCAAGATCATCCAGTCGATCAAATCACGACTGCCGCTCTCGATTAAATCCGTCATCATCAACATCGAGGATATGAGGGCGATAACCAGGAAGAGGATCTCGAGCTCATCCGCCAAGAGCGCGGAGGTAAAACACGAGATCGGTATGATTTTCATCGATGTCATAGTCTTGGTGGTCATCGTGATAGGGGCCAACCTTATCTACAGCCTGAGGAACCTTCCACCGCTGTCGGGAATCGACCAAGGTCTCCTGGCAATCGTTCTCCTGATGGTCACATTGATACTGCTGGCCGCTCCCATCGTCAGCATGGTCAGCTATTTGAGGAGGATCACTGATATCTTCACTACCTGGACGGTTGAATCGGAGGAATGTAGCGAAGGTGATCCCAGGATAATTCACAAGGTCTTCGCAAGTATAATTTCCGCCATAGCTGGAATGATCATATTGTTCCTGATACTTCCATTCATCACTATGGCAGAAGGGGTCCCATGGTTCCTCCTCTTGGCACTTGTAATCCTCAGCGCAATAACGGTCTATATACTGTGGAGCACCTTCCACTCCCTTCACACCAGGGT